In Chitinibacter sp. SCUT-21, a single genomic region encodes these proteins:
- a CDS encoding FAD-binding oxidoreductase has product MSFLQQLQQWQASHAILFGADTAPYCLDQRRRYQGQALAVARPNSTEQVQQLVRLCAEHGVAIVPQGGNTSLCGAATPLNDGQSLIISLERMKSIVQVDADNNTITVQAGVTLAQVQQAALNVKRLFPANWAAAQSCQIGGALATNAGGVNVLRYGNMRELTLGLEVVLASGEVWDGLRGLRKDNTGYDLKQLFVGSEGTLGLITQAVLRLYPLPTAHATALVALENPAAAVELLRGLQAEVGDRVTSFELISAPCLALLKQHFPRLAQPFDVLPTWCVLIELSDGGDSDALTDRLAQYLFDHGCMDAYVAQNMSEAADFWALRESIPEAQRIDGVSIKHDISLPIGAIPDFLEKCDTEMLSSFAGAKIVAFGHLGDGNLHYNLFLADKSAAVYQQEHAVNELVYRHVASYNGSISAEHGIGQLKRETLQSVRSELELNLMRQIKQTLDPQGLLNPGKVLSP; this is encoded by the coding sequence ATGAGTTTTTTACAGCAATTGCAGCAATGGCAAGCTTCGCATGCCATCCTATTTGGCGCCGATACGGCGCCTTATTGTTTGGATCAACGCCGCCGTTACCAAGGCCAAGCCTTGGCAGTGGCGCGCCCAAATTCGACTGAACAAGTTCAGCAATTGGTGCGCTTGTGCGCCGAGCATGGCGTAGCAATCGTGCCGCAAGGCGGCAATACCAGCTTGTGTGGCGCCGCAACGCCGCTGAATGACGGCCAATCGCTGATTATCTCGCTCGAGCGGATGAAATCCATCGTGCAGGTCGATGCGGATAACAACACGATCACGGTGCAAGCGGGCGTGACCTTGGCGCAGGTGCAGCAAGCGGCACTGAACGTGAAACGCTTGTTCCCCGCCAACTGGGCCGCAGCGCAAAGCTGCCAAATTGGTGGTGCGCTGGCAACCAATGCTGGCGGCGTCAATGTGCTGCGCTACGGTAATATGCGCGAGCTAACGCTGGGGCTGGAGGTGGTTCTTGCGAGTGGCGAAGTGTGGGATGGCCTGCGCGGTTTGCGTAAAGACAACACGGGCTACGATCTAAAACAACTATTTGTTGGCTCGGAAGGAACGCTCGGTTTGATCACGCAAGCGGTGCTGCGCCTGTATCCGCTGCCCACCGCGCATGCCACAGCCTTGGTGGCGCTGGAGAACCCCGCTGCCGCTGTGGAATTATTACGTGGCTTGCAGGCCGAGGTGGGTGATAGGGTCACCTCATTCGAGCTGATTTCTGCGCCGTGTCTGGCCCTGCTCAAGCAACACTTTCCGCGCTTGGCGCAGCCGTTTGATGTGCTGCCAACTTGGTGCGTGTTGATTGAGTTGTCGGATGGTGGTGATTCAGACGCGCTAACTGATCGCTTGGCGCAATATTTGTTTGATCATGGTTGCATGGATGCTTATGTGGCGCAAAACATGAGTGAAGCGGCTGATTTTTGGGCTCTGCGAGAGTCAATCCCTGAGGCGCAACGCATTGATGGCGTAAGTATTAAACACGACATCAGTTTGCCCATTGGGGCAATACCTGACTTTCTTGAAAAGTGCGATACTGAGATGCTGTCGTCATTTGCTGGTGCGAAAATTGTCGCTTTTGGCCATTTGGGCGATGGTAATTTGCACTACAACTTGTTCTTGGCCGATAAAAGCGCGGCGGTGTATCAGCAGGAACATGCTGTGAACGAGTTGGTTTATCGGCATGTGGCGTCCTACAACGGCAGCATCAGTGCCGAACATGGTATAGGCCAATTGAAGCGTGAAACTTTGCAATCGGTACGTTCTGAGCTTGAATTGAATTTAATGCGGCAAATCAAGCAAACATTAGATCCTCAAGGTTTGTTAAACCCCGGCAAGGTACTCAGCCCGTAA
- a CDS encoding homoserine kinase, with translation MSVFTTVSSEDLIPFLQRYSLGQLVDIKGIAAGVTNTNYFVTTTHGKYVLTLFETLRADELPYYVNLMVHLGQHGIAIAAPIANLNGEYIDELNGKPTLLVPCLPGAVTDSPNAEQCKQVGEMLAQMHRAAASYAGVMSNPRGPQWWSATAQEMYPFMGEAEAALLHAEVKLQSEHKFDQLPKGVIHADLFRDNALMNGDQVGGFIDFYYACNDILLYDLAITLNDWCVLDNGDIDAERAKAMLAGYQSVRPLTDDEVADWPIMLRAAALRFWVSRLLDFHKPAAGEMTFAKDPGHFQRVIEHHQQRTDFWL, from the coding sequence ATGTCTGTTTTTACAACTGTAAGTAGCGAAGATTTAATTCCATTTTTACAGCGCTATTCTTTGGGTCAGCTGGTGGATATTAAGGGTATTGCCGCAGGAGTCACGAATACCAACTATTTCGTGACCACTACCCACGGGAAGTATGTGCTGACGCTGTTTGAAACGCTGCGCGCGGATGAGCTGCCGTATTACGTGAATTTAATGGTGCACTTGGGCCAGCACGGCATCGCGATAGCCGCGCCGATTGCTAATTTAAATGGCGAATACATTGACGAGTTGAACGGCAAGCCGACGCTACTGGTGCCTTGCCTGCCTGGCGCGGTGACCGATAGCCCGAATGCTGAGCAGTGCAAACAAGTGGGCGAAATGCTGGCGCAAATGCACCGCGCCGCAGCGAGCTACGCTGGCGTGATGAGCAACCCGCGCGGACCGCAATGGTGGTCGGCCACGGCGCAAGAGATGTACCCATTTATGGGTGAAGCGGAAGCGGCATTGTTGCACGCCGAGGTCAAACTTCAGTCGGAACACAAATTCGATCAATTACCGAAGGGCGTGATCCACGCTGATTTATTCCGTGATAACGCCTTGATGAACGGCGATCAGGTTGGCGGATTTATCGATTTTTACTACGCGTGCAACGATATTTTGCTGTACGACTTGGCGATTACATTGAATGACTGGTGCGTGCTGGACAACGGCGATATTGACGCTGAACGTGCCAAAGCGATGCTGGCAGGTTATCAATCGGTGCGCCCACTCACTGATGACGAAGTGGCCGACTGGCCAATTATGCTGCGTGCTGCAGCGCTGCGTTTCTGGGTATCGCGGCTGCTCGATTTCCACAAGCCAGCCGCAGGCGAAATGACTTTTGCCAAAGATCCAGGTCATTTCCAGCGTGTGATCGAGCATCATCAGCAGCGGACGGATTTCTGGCTGTAG
- a CDS encoding EAL domain-containing protein — protein MSLFRQVWLMILCSALMAFIVALLVSTINARDYLQTQLYTQSSDNASSLALSISQQADDPAMIELMSNALFDSGHFALIRISDPHGKVIHELRNKDLPSQVPAWFIAQFPITVSPGTALISNGWKQAGKVEIQAHSRFAYESLWKSAKRLLLWMLLGGIITGALMQMLLRHIRKPILQMMEQAAAISERRFINVPPPRYIELRPMADAMNSMVNRVKAMLDEQSAHIEALNRDANRDPVTGLANRSFFLGNVANALSDEESLPNGALYMLRLNDLASINRDLGRAATDKLLTELATVLAHWADQYPGWQAARLNGADFALFAPGQAPDLAFAEQLLADIADLAPSISKLLSIGYSAYQQGESVGALLSRTDAALAQAELQPHNAVAGGAHTAIKASRPNSEWLHILQTAIDQQQFVAASFAVLDFNGQLLHKELMLRLPDRVSGELQSAGVFMPFATRFNLLPAIDLAAVRLGLDLLAQESADVAVNIASQSVSNVPFRRDLAALLAQQTPETLARLWLEVTENALVEDLESLSTFITEMRKLGIKVGVEHFGRQIGSMPKLYDLPLAYLKIDSSYIHEIDQQPGNQQLIKAVLAVTNTLNIRSIAELVRTEGEWQTLQQLGLTGATGPYTSQVLQQ, from the coding sequence ATGTCATTATTTCGCCAAGTTTGGCTTATGATTCTTTGCTCTGCTTTGATGGCGTTTATCGTTGCGCTGTTAGTTAGCACGATCAATGCGCGCGATTATTTGCAAACTCAGCTCTATACGCAAAGCAGCGATAACGCCTCGTCGCTGGCGCTGTCGATTTCGCAGCAGGCGGATGATCCGGCGATGATTGAGTTGATGAGTAATGCGCTCTTTGATTCTGGCCATTTCGCGCTGATTCGCATTAGCGACCCGCACGGCAAGGTGATTCATGAGTTGCGCAATAAAGACCTCCCCAGCCAAGTACCCGCGTGGTTTATTGCGCAGTTTCCAATTACGGTGAGCCCCGGCACCGCGCTAATTAGTAATGGCTGGAAGCAGGCCGGCAAGGTGGAAATCCAAGCGCATTCGCGCTTTGCGTATGAATCATTGTGGAAAAGCGCTAAGCGTTTGTTATTGTGGATGCTGCTGGGGGGTATTATTACTGGTGCTTTGATGCAAATGTTGCTTAGGCATATACGTAAGCCTATCTTGCAAATGATGGAGCAAGCCGCAGCGATCAGCGAGCGCCGTTTTATCAATGTGCCACCGCCACGCTATATCGAATTACGCCCGATGGCCGATGCGATGAATAGCATGGTGAACCGCGTGAAAGCCATGCTGGATGAACAATCAGCACACATCGAGGCACTGAATCGCGACGCCAATCGCGATCCTGTCACGGGCTTGGCGAACCGTAGCTTCTTCTTAGGCAATGTGGCCAATGCCCTAAGTGATGAAGAAAGCTTGCCTAATGGGGCTTTGTATATGCTGCGCCTGAATGATTTGGCCAGCATCAACCGCGATTTGGGTCGTGCAGCCACCGATAAATTACTCACTGAATTAGCAACCGTGCTTGCTCACTGGGCCGATCAATACCCCGGCTGGCAAGCAGCTCGGTTAAACGGTGCCGATTTTGCCCTGTTTGCCCCAGGCCAAGCGCCAGATTTGGCGTTTGCCGAGCAACTGCTCGCCGATATTGCCGATTTAGCGCCAAGTATCAGCAAATTGTTGTCGATCGGCTATAGCGCGTATCAGCAGGGCGAGAGTGTTGGCGCTTTACTAAGCCGCACCGATGCGGCACTCGCACAGGCCGAGTTACAACCCCACAATGCCGTCGCCGGTGGCGCGCACACTGCGATCAAAGCCAGCCGACCCAATTCGGAATGGCTGCACATACTGCAAACGGCGATCGATCAGCAGCAGTTTGTGGCCGCCAGCTTTGCGGTGCTCGATTTTAACGGCCAGCTACTGCACAAAGAGCTGATGCTACGGCTACCCGACCGCGTCTCGGGTGAATTGCAATCGGCGGGTGTGTTTATGCCGTTTGCCACACGCTTTAATTTGTTGCCGGCGATTGATTTGGCTGCGGTACGGCTAGGCTTGGATTTATTGGCGCAGGAATCCGCTGACGTGGCGGTTAATATTGCCTCGCAATCGGTGTCGAATGTGCCATTTAGGCGCGATTTAGCCGCGCTACTAGCGCAGCAAACGCCTGAAACTTTAGCGCGCTTATGGCTGGAAGTGACCGAAAACGCCTTAGTGGAAGATCTAGAATCTTTGTCGACGTTTATTACCGAAATGCGCAAATTAGGCATCAAAGTGGGGGTTGAACATTTTGGCCGCCAAATTGGCAGCATGCCCAAGCTCTACGATTTACCGTTGGCCTATTTGAAAATAGACAGCAGTTATATTCACGAAATTGATCAACAGCCGGGCAATCAGCAGTTGATCAAAGCCGTGCTGGCGGTGACCAATACGCTGAATATCCGCAGTATCGCTGAATTGGTCCGCACCGAAGGTGAGTGGCAAACGCTGCAACAATTGGGGCTGACTGGTGCAACGGGGCCTTATACGAGTCAGGTGTTGCAACAATAG
- a CDS encoding transporter substrate-binding domain-containing protein, translated as MKWLLSLCCLIVYPALALEPLRVGIGETKLPYVSSETQSGIEYEIIQQAFKLAGIPIRFEHMPNKRAQLLLSLNQLDAAINTKGQIVSEPYIVYQNMAISRCASQFNIQQVSDLQGKSVVAFHNANQFLGEEFAQLARDKAHYQEISPQQLMNRMLLSERVDVVISDINIFRHFNLELDPKGSQKICPFAIFPPTRYRLEFNDAVIRDRFNLALQQLSQNGFYEKMAQKYLPSFSGNTAKKPSFQP; from the coding sequence ATGAAGTGGCTTCTGAGTCTTTGCTGCCTTATTGTTTATCCTGCATTGGCGCTCGAGCCACTGCGCGTTGGCATTGGTGAAACCAAGCTACCTTATGTGTCATCCGAGACGCAATCGGGCATCGAGTACGAAATCATCCAGCAAGCGTTTAAGTTGGCTGGGATTCCGATTCGGTTTGAGCACATGCCCAATAAGCGAGCGCAATTGCTCCTGAGCCTCAACCAGCTCGACGCGGCGATTAATACCAAGGGCCAGATTGTTTCCGAACCCTATATCGTTTACCAAAATATGGCGATTAGCCGCTGCGCGAGCCAATTCAATATCCAGCAGGTGAGTGATCTACAGGGCAAATCAGTCGTGGCCTTTCACAATGCCAACCAGTTTTTGGGTGAAGAATTTGCCCAACTGGCACGGGATAAAGCGCATTACCAAGAAATCTCTCCGCAGCAATTGATGAATCGCATGCTGCTGTCCGAACGTGTGGACGTTGTGATCAGCGACATCAATATTTTCCGCCATTTCAACCTAGAGCTTGATCCAAAAGGCAGCCAAAAAATCTGCCCCTTTGCCATTTTCCCGCCTACGCGGTATCGCTTGGAATTTAACGATGCCGTGATACGTGATCGCTTTAATCTAGCGTTGCAGCAACTTAGCCAAAATGGCTTCTATGAAAAAATGGCACAAAAATATTTACCTTCCTTCTCTGGCAACACCGCTAAAAAGCCATCGTTTCAACCCTAA
- a CDS encoding DUF2782 domain-containing protein, with protein MRHLLIAMLLGAAIAPTYAEVVADMPPPMPTEDTPAAVEPGAPEVRIIQKSDATIAEYRLHGKLYQVKVTPKVGKPYYLIDPTGKGEFMRREIGDNIAVPTWVLLEF; from the coding sequence ATGCGCCATTTATTGATTGCGATGTTGCTCGGTGCGGCAATAGCACCAACTTATGCCGAGGTGGTGGCTGATATGCCGCCGCCAATGCCAACCGAAGATACCCCTGCTGCGGTTGAGCCTGGCGCCCCAGAAGTGCGCATTATCCAAAAAAGCGATGCCACGATTGCCGAATACCGTTTACACGGCAAGTTGTACCAAGTGAAAGTTACGCCGAAAGTGGGTAAGCCCTACTATCTGATTGATCCAACTGGCAAAGGCGAATTTATGCGCCGCGAAATTGGCGACAATATCGCCGTCCCAACTTGGGTATTGCTGGAATTTTGA
- a CDS encoding type I secretion system permease/ATPase encodes MTQSNLAQANHEFGWHVSESQVHFDSLLDCLVEITRLHGEPWTAQALAAGLPLVDNRLTPSLLSRAAGRAGLSSRVLRQTLGQIPVRLYPTILLLHDQRACVLLEKLDDGRYRVRLPEAGEAVEIFTEDELAAQYAGIAIIVRPRFRFDQRTPELGQVRERHWFWGAMYDNWRLYRDALIAALLINIFALAIPLFSMNVYDRVVPNHALETLWVLALGAGLILGFDFVLRTARGYILDVASKRIDVSLSALIMERVLGVKMSAKPASVGSFTANLRAFESVRDFIASASITTLVDLPFVLIFFLVLIWISPWLVLPPLIGAILIVGFSWLAQAKMNQMVELTQRAAAQRNSTLVESMVGLETIKIMGAEGEMQRRYERATRFLAQIGGRLKLLSTTTVNFAQAISQLVSIVIVIVGVYLLVDGQMTMGGIIAASMLAGRAMAPLGQVAGLLMQYQNAKTSLSAVESHMQLPVERPANNSFLHRESFRGEIEFRNVTFKYPDRDDIALNNVSFKLRAGEKLGIIGRVGSGKTTIEKLILGLYQPDEGAVLVDGVDTRQIDPAELRRAIGFVPQDPLLFYGTLKQNIALGNAAADDAQVLAAAELAGIAEFANANPRGFDMQIGERGESLSGGQRQAVSIARAVLNDPPMMILDEPSSAMDHQSEEQLKQRLRTYLAGKTMLLVTHRTSLLELVDRLIVIDQGQIMADGPKAQVVEALQQGRINKAGGAA; translated from the coding sequence ATGACGCAATCGAATTTAGCCCAAGCAAATCACGAATTTGGTTGGCATGTTTCAGAAAGTCAGGTCCATTTTGACTCCTTACTTGATTGCTTGGTGGAAATTACGCGTTTGCATGGCGAGCCTTGGACTGCGCAGGCCTTAGCCGCTGGTTTGCCGCTAGTAGATAACCGCCTAACTCCCTCTTTATTAAGCCGTGCAGCTGGGCGCGCTGGCTTATCTTCCCGCGTTTTGCGCCAGACACTGGGGCAAATTCCGGTCCGTCTGTATCCAACCATTTTATTGCTGCATGATCAGCGTGCTTGTGTGCTGCTAGAAAAACTCGACGATGGCCGCTATCGGGTACGTTTGCCGGAGGCTGGAGAGGCGGTTGAAATTTTCACCGAGGATGAGCTAGCCGCCCAGTATGCTGGGATTGCAATTATTGTTCGCCCACGATTTCGCTTTGATCAGCGCACGCCAGAGTTGGGGCAAGTGCGTGAGCGCCACTGGTTTTGGGGCGCGATGTATGACAATTGGCGCCTGTACCGCGATGCGCTGATTGCAGCTTTATTGATCAATATTTTCGCCTTGGCGATTCCGCTATTTTCGATGAATGTGTACGACCGGGTCGTGCCGAATCATGCGCTGGAAACCTTGTGGGTTTTGGCGCTGGGTGCGGGTTTGATTCTCGGTTTTGATTTTGTGCTGCGCACCGCGCGTGGTTACATCTTGGATGTGGCGTCCAAACGCATTGATGTCTCACTTTCTGCGCTGATTATGGAGCGAGTATTGGGCGTGAAAATGAGCGCAAAACCGGCTTCGGTCGGCTCATTTACCGCCAATTTGCGTGCGTTTGAATCGGTGCGCGATTTTATCGCGTCGGCGTCGATCACGACTTTGGTCGATTTACCGTTTGTGCTGATTTTCTTTTTGGTGCTGATCTGGATTTCGCCGTGGCTGGTGCTGCCGCCTTTGATTGGCGCGATTTTAATTGTTGGTTTTTCGTGGCTGGCGCAGGCCAAGATGAACCAAATGGTTGAATTAACGCAGCGTGCAGCAGCACAACGCAATTCAACCTTGGTTGAGAGCATGGTTGGCCTTGAAACGATCAAGATTATGGGCGCAGAAGGCGAGATGCAGCGCCGCTATGAACGTGCTACGCGCTTTTTGGCGCAAATTGGCGGCCGCTTAAAACTGCTATCGACGACGACGGTCAATTTTGCTCAAGCTATATCGCAATTGGTATCGATTGTGATCGTGATTGTCGGCGTGTATTTACTCGTTGATGGGCAAATGACGATGGGTGGCATTATTGCTGCGTCGATGCTGGCGGGGCGTGCAATGGCACCATTGGGCCAAGTGGCCGGCTTATTGATGCAATATCAAAATGCCAAAACATCGCTGAGCGCGGTAGAAAGCCATATGCAGTTGCCCGTTGAGCGCCCTGCAAACAACTCCTTTTTGCACCGCGAGTCATTCCGTGGCGAAATCGAGTTTCGCAATGTCACTTTTAAATACCCAGATCGGGATGATATTGCGCTCAATAATGTTAGCTTCAAGCTACGTGCCGGCGAAAAGCTCGGCATAATTGGCCGAGTGGGATCAGGCAAAACAACGATAGAAAAACTAATTTTGGGGCTGTATCAGCCGGACGAGGGCGCTGTGCTTGTCGATGGGGTCGATACCCGCCAAATCGACCCGGCCGAGCTGCGTCGTGCGATTGGTTTTGTGCCGCAAGATCCGTTGCTGTTTTATGGCACGCTCAAACAGAATATTGCCTTAGGAAATGCCGCTGCCGACGACGCGCAAGTGCTGGCTGCGGCTGAATTGGCGGGAATTGCCGAGTTTGCCAACGCCAACCCACGTGGTTTTGATATGCAAATCGGTGAGCGTGGTGAGTCGCTATCGGGAGGTCAGCGCCAAGCCGTATCGATTGCACGCGCCGTGTTGAATGATCCACCGATGATGATTTTGGATGAGCCAAGTAGTGCGATGGATCATCAAAGCGAAGAGCAGTTGAAACAACGTTTGCGCACTTATCTAGCGGGTAAAACGATGTTACTGGTGACGCACCGCACCTCATTGCTAGAGCTGGTGGATCGCTTGATTGTGATCGACCAAGGCCAAATCATGGCCGATGGCCCGAAAGCGCAGGTTGTTGAGGCTTTGCAGCAAGGCCGAATTAATAAAGCAGGAGGTGCGGCATAA
- the polA gene encoding DNA polymerase I, translating into MATLLLIDGSSYLYRAFHAIRELSAPDGTPSNALFGFVNMLKKLRQHTHADYIACVFDAKGKTFRDDIYPQYKAQRPPMPDELRVQIEPIHQAVAAFGIPILMLEGVEADDVIGTLARQASAQGITTIMSTGDKDMSQLVDEHARIENSMTEEVLDRDGVFAKFNVWPEQIVDYLALIGDTVDNVPGVPKCGPKTAAKWLAEYGNLDNLVANAESIKGVVGQNLRDTLQWLPTAKELVTIKCDVDLSAELPNGLSDLAPKDEDSATLLQLFTRFNFRTWVREMEGKVGQAAKPEAPKGITSDLFAEEAPAAIPAAVSSEPAAPVERHYECINTPELLAKWIDKINAAAMTAFDTETDSLDQMQARLVGMSFSVQAGEAAYLPLAHHGADTPEQLPFDATLLQLKPWLESAEHKKVGQNLKYDQHVLANLGINLAGIEDDTLLMSYVLASHEKHNMDDQAARELGETTIKYEDICGKGAKQIGFAEVDLDTATAYAAEDADITGRLAHTLLPRLQANAGLNYVYREIEMPSRQVLYVMERNGILVDANKLNRQSHDIGLRLIELEQQAYELAGQPFNLGSPKQLGEIFFDKLKLPVIKKTPKGAPSTDEEVLSELAKDYPLPKVLLEHRSLAKLKSTYTDKLPLMINAATGRVHTSFNQTVAVTGRLSSSDPNLQNIPVRTPEGRKIREAFIAPAGSKIVSADYSQIELRIMAHLSGDAALIRAFEQGLDIHKATAAEVFGVGLDEVTSEQRRYAKSINFGLIYGMSAFGLAAQLEITREAAKTFIERYFNRFPGVAEYMEVTRAAARDAGYVETVFGRRLWLPAIKSSNGAQRAGAERAAINAPMQGTAADLIKLAMVAVNNWLIAEKLQSRLLLQVHDELILEVPEGELELVKAKLPEIMGNVATLKVPLLAEVGVGENWEEAH; encoded by the coding sequence ATGGCGACGCTGCTTTTAATCGACGGTTCATCGTATCTTTACCGCGCCTTTCACGCCATTCGAGAGCTATCCGCACCCGACGGCACGCCGAGCAATGCGCTATTTGGCTTTGTGAACATGCTCAAAAAGCTGCGCCAACACACTCACGCTGATTATATCGCGTGCGTGTTCGATGCTAAAGGTAAAACCTTCCGCGACGACATTTACCCGCAATACAAAGCGCAGCGCCCGCCAATGCCAGACGAGCTGCGCGTGCAAATCGAACCGATCCACCAAGCCGTCGCCGCGTTTGGTATTCCGATTTTGATGCTCGAAGGCGTCGAAGCCGACGATGTGATCGGCACGCTGGCGCGGCAAGCCTCCGCGCAAGGCATCACGACAATTATGTCGACCGGCGATAAAGACATGTCGCAGCTCGTGGACGAACATGCGCGCATTGAAAACAGCATGACCGAAGAAGTACTCGACCGTGATGGCGTGTTTGCCAAATTCAACGTCTGGCCCGAGCAGATTGTCGATTACCTCGCGCTGATCGGCGACACCGTTGACAACGTGCCGGGTGTGCCCAAATGCGGCCCAAAAACCGCCGCCAAATGGCTGGCCGAATACGGCAACCTCGATAATCTGGTCGCCAACGCCGAATCCATCAAAGGCGTGGTCGGGCAAAATCTGCGCGATACTTTGCAATGGCTACCCACCGCGAAAGAGCTGGTAACGATCAAATGCGACGTTGATCTCTCGGCCGAGCTGCCCAATGGCCTAAGCGATCTGGCGCCGAAAGACGAGGACAGCGCGACGCTATTGCAGCTGTTTACCCGCTTTAATTTCCGCACTTGGGTGCGCGAGATGGAAGGCAAAGTCGGCCAAGCGGCCAAACCCGAAGCACCCAAGGGTATTACCTCAGACCTATTTGCAGAAGAAGCTCCCGCAGCAATACCTGCCGCAGTATCAAGCGAACCCGCCGCACCGGTTGAGCGCCATTACGAATGCATTAACACGCCCGAATTGCTCGCCAAGTGGATAGATAAAATCAACGCCGCAGCAATGACGGCGTTCGACACCGAAACCGATAGCCTCGATCAAATGCAGGCGCGCTTGGTCGGTATGTCGTTCTCGGTGCAAGCGGGCGAAGCCGCCTATTTGCCGCTGGCGCACCACGGTGCTGATACCCCTGAGCAGCTGCCGTTTGACGCTACGCTGCTGCAACTAAAACCGTGGCTGGAATCCGCCGAGCATAAAAAAGTCGGCCAAAATCTAAAATACGATCAGCACGTTTTGGCGAATTTAGGCATTAATTTGGCGGGAATCGAAGACGATACGCTGCTAATGTCGTATGTACTGGCCAGCCACGAAAAGCACAATATGGACGACCAAGCCGCGCGCGAGCTCGGTGAAACGACGATTAAATACGAAGACATTTGCGGCAAAGGCGCCAAGCAAATTGGCTTTGCCGAGGTTGATCTGGATACCGCCACCGCGTATGCAGCGGAAGACGCGGATATTACTGGCCGCCTAGCCCATACCCTGTTGCCGCGCTTGCAAGCCAATGCGGGGCTAAATTACGTTTACCGCGAGATCGAAATGCCGTCGCGCCAAGTGCTGTACGTGATGGAACGCAACGGTATTTTGGTCGACGCCAATAAGCTGAACCGCCAGAGCCACGACATCGGCCTGCGCCTGATCGAGTTGGAACAGCAAGCCTACGAGCTGGCCGGCCAACCGTTTAACCTCGGTTCACCGAAACAGCTTGGCGAGATTTTTTTCGACAAATTGAAACTGCCGGTGATCAAAAAAACGCCAAAAGGCGCGCCATCGACCGACGAAGAAGTACTTAGCGAATTGGCGAAAGACTACCCGCTACCGAAAGTGCTGCTCGAACACCGTAGCCTCGCCAAACTCAAATCCACCTACACCGACAAGCTGCCGCTGATGATCAACGCCGCCACCGGCCGCGTGCACACCAGCTTTAACCAGACCGTGGCGGTCACAGGCCGCCTGAGCTCGTCCGACCCGAACCTGCAAAACATCCCGGTGCGCACGCCGGAAGGCCGCAAAATCCGCGAAGCCTTTATCGCGCCCGCCGGCAGCAAAATTGTGTCAGCCGATTACTCGCAGATCGAGCTGCGCATCATGGCGCATCTATCGGGCGATGCCGCGCTGATCCGCGCCTTTGAGCAGGGTCTCGACATTCACAAAGCCACCGCCGCCGAAGTGTTTGGCGTGGGTCTGGATGAAGTGACCAGCGAGCAGCGCCGCTACGCCAAGAGCATTAACTTTGGCCTGATCTACGGCATGAGCGCGTTTGGCCTCGCCGCCCAGCTCGAAATTACTCGCGAAGCGGCGAAAACCTTTATCGAACGCTACTTCAATCGCTTCCCCGGCGTCGCCGAATACATGGAAGTCACCCGCGCCGCCGCGCGTGATGCGGGCTATGTAGAAACCGTGTTCGGGCGCCGCCTGTGGTTGCCGGCGATCAAATCATCCAACGGCGCGCAACGCGCCGGCGCCGAGCGCGCAGCGATCAATGCGCCGATGCAGGGCACGGCAGCTGACCTCATCAAGCTAGCGATGGTGGCGGTGAATAATTGGCTGATTGCGGAAAAATTGCAGAGTCGGCTGCTGTTGCAGGTGCATGATGAATTGATTTTGGAAGTACCCGAGGGGGAGCTGGAATTGGTGAAAGCTAAATTGCCGGAGATTATGGGCAATGTAGCGACGCTGAAAGTGCCGTTATTGGCGGAAGTGGGGGTTGGGGAAAATTGGGAAGAGGCGCATTAA